The Chitinophaga sp. H8 genome contains a region encoding:
- a CDS encoding RNA polymerase sigma factor → MSYLSSEIEVLQRAGEGEKLAFQQIYEQYAGELYRYIYLFVRSKEDTEDILQNVFTNIWLKNDTLPDIISLRSYLFRASRNQVLNYLRNTKVKMRVHHQLATGEGRDMDDLNEQLLFKQYYAIAKDAIDKLPTRRKEVFKLNLEQGLDMHQIASQLGISSSAVKQHLYAASDFIRSYLQKHGEITVTLFIFLTLFDQ, encoded by the coding sequence ATGAGTTATTTATCTTCAGAGATAGAGGTTTTGCAGCGTGCGGGTGAAGGGGAAAAACTTGCCTTTCAGCAAATATATGAACAGTATGCCGGAGAGCTGTACCGGTATATTTATCTGTTCGTCCGTTCAAAGGAAGATACAGAGGATATCCTGCAAAATGTTTTCACGAATATCTGGTTAAAGAATGATACGCTTCCAGACATCATATCTCTTCGCAGTTACCTGTTCAGGGCGTCCCGCAATCAGGTGCTCAACTATTTACGGAATACAAAAGTGAAAATGAGGGTGCACCATCAGCTGGCCACCGGAGAAGGCAGAGATATGGATGACCTGAATGAACAGTTATTGTTTAAGCAGTATTATGCCATTGCCAAAGATGCGATTGATAAATTGCCTACCCGCAGAAAAGAAGTGTTTAAACTCAACCTGGAACAGGGCCTGGATATGCATCAGATAGCCAGTCAGCTGGGCATTTCTTCCTCGGCGGTGAAACAGCACCTATACGCCGCTTCCGACTTCATACGTAGTTACCTGCAGAAACACGGAGAGATCACTGTTACATTATTTATTTTCCTCACATTATTCGACCAGTAA
- a CDS encoding vWA domain-containing protein: MPQLIPFLGSIAICAFFASCVSSGARSPGNNSGNGIPLQPVSTTDPQNNFPPGEFDASKLVNWYAKPGNAWVLQNNPGEIYLYINIQSGQPATEQPRVPLNISLVLDRSGSMEGEKIDYARRAAKFLVDQLSQDDYLSLVNYDDRVEVTSPSQPVKNKEALKHAIDKITDRGSTNLSGGMLEGYSQAKQTRKDGYVNRVLLLTDGLANDGITDPLELKRLVEKKYNAEGIALSTFGLGADYNEDLLTMLAESGRANYYFIDSADKIPALFARELKGLLSVVAQNALAQISIPEGMQCEKVYGYPFEVKNGQVQVRFNDIYANDEKAILIRLTSKTPVQKDLRFKCTLSYIDAQKFDPVNLEKQVTIKVTDNKTLIEKGQDSTVQEMLALFESTEQFDEMMARVDKGDYDAARSSGKAAIAVLKQKEQLYKSPKLKEQFNKMSSYLNNIDSVKTMEAAERKLFQKSSKSVNYEVKKQKKI; the protein is encoded by the coding sequence ATGCCGCAGCTCATTCCTTTCCTTGGCAGTATAGCTATTTGTGCTTTTTTTGCATCGTGCGTATCATCAGGTGCCCGCTCTCCCGGTAACAATTCCGGTAATGGCATTCCTCTACAGCCTGTTAGTACAACTGACCCACAAAACAACTTTCCACCTGGTGAATTTGATGCCAGCAAACTGGTCAACTGGTATGCCAAACCTGGTAATGCCTGGGTATTGCAAAACAACCCGGGAGAGATATATCTGTACATCAATATACAGAGTGGGCAACCTGCTACAGAACAGCCACGTGTACCGCTTAACATTTCCCTGGTACTCGACAGGAGCGGCTCTATGGAGGGAGAAAAAATTGACTATGCCAGGCGCGCTGCCAAATTCCTGGTAGATCAATTGAGTCAGGACGATTATCTTTCCCTTGTTAATTATGACGACCGGGTGGAAGTTACCAGTCCTTCCCAACCTGTTAAAAACAAGGAAGCCCTGAAACATGCCATAGACAAAATCACTGACCGGGGCAGTACTAACCTCAGCGGAGGTATGCTGGAAGGATATTCGCAAGCAAAGCAAACACGTAAAGACGGTTATGTCAACAGGGTATTGTTACTTACCGACGGACTAGCCAATGATGGTATTACAGATCCCCTGGAGCTGAAACGCCTGGTGGAGAAAAAATATAACGCGGAAGGGATAGCGTTATCCACTTTCGGGCTGGGGGCTGACTACAACGAGGATCTGCTAACAATGCTGGCGGAATCCGGCCGTGCTAATTATTACTTTATAGACAGTGCAGATAAAATACCTGCTTTATTTGCCCGGGAACTAAAAGGACTGTTGAGTGTGGTAGCTCAGAATGCCCTGGCACAGATAAGCATTCCGGAAGGCATGCAATGTGAAAAAGTATATGGCTATCCATTTGAAGTAAAAAACGGACAGGTACAGGTACGGTTTAACGATATCTACGCGAATGATGAAAAAGCTATCCTGATCAGATTAACATCAAAAACACCTGTGCAGAAAGACCTCCGGTTTAAGTGTACCCTTAGCTATATTGATGCCCAGAAATTTGATCCGGTAAATCTGGAAAAACAGGTCACTATAAAAGTAACTGATAATAAAACATTGATCGAAAAAGGACAAGACAGCACTGTGCAGGAAATGCTGGCACTTTTTGAATCAACGGAACAATTTGATGAGATGATGGCGCGGGTGGATAAAGGAGATTATGATGCAGCCCGTAGCAGTGGCAAGGCAGCCATTGCTGTGCTTAAACAAAAGGAACAATTATATAAATCTCCCAAACTAAAAGAACAGTTTAACAAAATGTCGTCTTATCTGAACAATATAGATAGTGTAAAAACTATGGAAGCAGCTGAAAGAAAGCTCTTCCAGAAATCCAGCAAATCAGTTAACTACGAAGTTAAAAAGCAAAAAAAAATTTAG
- a CDS encoding DinB family protein — MTLTNILLKEMAQEAQTTRKMLERVPDDKYDWQPHPKSMSIKQLATHIAELPSWVQMALTTEGLDFAENPYDSRPVTNTKDLLAFFEQSLAAGRAELEKATDEQLEGTWVLRNGDQIYSTSSKGEVIRMAYCQIVHHRAQLGVFLRLLDVPIPGSYGPSADDDSF; from the coding sequence ATGACATTGACAAACATCCTCCTGAAAGAAATGGCACAAGAAGCGCAAACTACCCGTAAAATGCTGGAACGTGTGCCTGATGATAAGTACGATTGGCAGCCTCATCCTAAAAGTATGAGCATTAAGCAGTTAGCTACACATATTGCGGAGTTGCCTTCCTGGGTACAAATGGCATTAACCACAGAGGGACTGGATTTTGCTGAGAATCCTTATGACTCCAGGCCTGTTACCAACACAAAAGACCTGCTGGCATTTTTTGAGCAATCCCTGGCAGCAGGTAGGGCAGAACTGGAAAAGGCCACCGATGAACAGCTGGAAGGTACCTGGGTACTGCGTAACGGAGATCAGATATACAGCACTTCTTCAAAAGGCGAAGTGATCAGGATGGCTTATTGCCAGATCGTGCATCATCGTGCGCAACTGGGGGTATTCCTGCGTTTATTGGATGTGCCTATCCCAGGTAGCTATGGCCCCAGTGCAGATGATGATAGCTTTTAA
- a CDS encoding S8/S53 family peptidase: protein MTATTPKLIVQLKNKQVLQKRRGMDHAQNLSDDNPVPLQIVDTADTQRHLWDQAHALVKNDAEVDFAEPDVLSQDTYMEQSMAAEQQTLGEAESAYYSYIDYWPHPEKPELWHLEDDYSGLRAARELLRASGAKKKVRIAHLDTGYFSKHISFPKDIINTELQRNFAEGEEEHINNAEDALVDGTLKMPGHGTGTLSILAGTKVAIPQYGFDDYLGLHDMIEIVPIRIAKSVVLFKSSGFVKALDYIINELNAKEETRIHVITMSMGGLPSKAWAQMVNEVYEKGIFMVTAAGNNFGKLPARTMVYPARFNRVVAACGVTYDKTPYAKPHGEGGLRIMEGNYGPTSLMGTAVAAFTPNVIWATYKYPGVVGIRGDGTSSATPQIAAAAALYYIKNYDALEALPEPWMRVEAIRKALFDTAKKEIAPPYEASDCEKFFGNGILQARKMLDIPVAGPDTLEKQPRDKIFFPFLKLILGLRKPEEEMEDEMLETELMQLILTDPVLQKILNNEETRITKMSNDEQMQLADAVLNNPHASDTLKQKMLEIKARLS from the coding sequence ATGACAGCCACTACCCCAAAATTGATCGTACAATTAAAAAACAAACAGGTACTCCAAAAAAGAAGAGGGATGGATCATGCACAGAATTTAAGTGATGATAATCCTGTTCCGTTGCAGATTGTTGATACGGCAGATACACAACGCCACTTATGGGACCAGGCGCATGCACTGGTAAAAAATGATGCGGAAGTAGACTTTGCAGAACCGGATGTACTTTCCCAGGATACATATATGGAGCAGTCGATGGCAGCAGAACAACAAACACTGGGAGAGGCAGAGAGTGCGTATTATTCCTATATTGATTACTGGCCTCATCCGGAAAAACCGGAGCTCTGGCACCTGGAAGATGACTACTCCGGCCTTCGCGCTGCGCGGGAATTGCTGCGGGCATCCGGCGCTAAGAAAAAGGTAAGGATAGCTCACCTGGATACAGGTTACTTTTCCAAACATATTTCTTTCCCTAAAGATATTATCAACACAGAACTGCAACGCAACTTTGCAGAAGGAGAAGAGGAACATATCAACAATGCGGAAGATGCGCTGGTAGATGGTACTTTGAAGATGCCTGGTCATGGTACTGGTACACTCAGTATCCTGGCCGGTACCAAAGTTGCTATCCCGCAATATGGTTTTGATGATTACCTGGGGCTGCATGACATGATTGAAATAGTACCTATCCGCATTGCTAAAAGTGTGGTACTGTTTAAATCCTCCGGGTTTGTAAAGGCGCTGGATTATATTATCAATGAGCTAAATGCGAAGGAAGAAACCCGCATACATGTGATCACGATGAGTATGGGAGGATTGCCCTCCAAAGCCTGGGCGCAAATGGTGAATGAGGTTTATGAAAAGGGCATCTTTATGGTCACGGCAGCAGGGAATAACTTTGGCAAACTGCCAGCCCGTACCATGGTATATCCTGCACGGTTTAACCGGGTAGTAGCCGCCTGCGGGGTTACGTACGACAAAACACCTTATGCCAAGCCGCATGGGGAAGGAGGTTTGCGTATCATGGAAGGGAACTATGGTCCTACTTCACTGATGGGCACTGCTGTCGCTGCGTTCACGCCTAATGTTATCTGGGCCACCTACAAATACCCCGGGGTAGTGGGGATCCGTGGTGATGGTACCTCTTCTGCTACTCCCCAGATAGCAGCAGCAGCTGCGCTTTATTATATTAAAAATTATGATGCACTGGAGGCATTACCGGAACCATGGATGAGAGTAGAGGCTATCCGCAAGGCTTTGTTTGATACCGCCAAAAAGGAAATAGCGCCACCTTACGAGGCAAGTGATTGTGAAAAGTTTTTTGGTAATGGCATCCTGCAGGCAAGAAAAATGCTGGATATCCCGGTGGCTGGACCAGATACGCTGGAAAAACAACCCCGTGATAAAATTTTCTTTCCATTTCTTAAATTGATCCTTGGCCTGAGAAAACCGGAAGAAGAAATGGAAGATGAAATGCTCGAAACAGAATTGATGCAGCTGATCCTCACTGATCCGGTATTACAAAAAATCCTTAATAATGAGGAAACCAGGATAACGAAGATGAGCAATGATGAACAAATGCAACTGGCTGATGCGGTGTTGAACAATCCACATGCTTCTGATACACTGAAACAAAAAATGCTGGAAATAAAAGCCAGATTATCTTAA
- a CDS encoding CHAT domain-containing protein has protein sequence MIPKNEFVNQNFASIDINTAVKTVIEFIKSDRPDYLVIEDPKKKKYYLQQSQEALPALKGMLGTDDLRPFLQAMDLEQAPVIGIKGVIKGFKKEALVVEEGKVICIVNPVLPGSIHRGGTLEESIVEKMMREMSGGSRGAANIPDIPPRVTAPAPPIHVGSEKGMPSRGVETGSGAPAGGGSGTPPGEPPGDTPGPSTYYLNASCKDKAALEEEISLFVSIDRKSTTAAAPALLLVTGAEVEIVVSPKSGFLINGRDHAVIKVTGEEESKKCYFKLTATTAGEAHIAVFAFLDGMEIARMDLLVQVSAEKLPVDNDEVTTSASKGIALAKPQTEPDITLLITEETAVNGQKQLYFRIKSPGLYFNKFGPVILEKDPVKYFQDFFKDIEALDLATKEQKEIAQLQLKSKGMELYAALIPEALRKHLWGLKDRIKTVIINSEEPWIPWEVCYFSAEGEANEEGGFFCEIFETSRWLTGTNSPKESISFSKAALVVPADSKLPYANDERDDLTTMLKRQGCMVMNVRASFLELVNNFKKGTNTLWHFTGHGAVMEGGNPEKTCMILEEGQRFTPENINLVKILGQSQPFIFYNACQIGQSAMGLTGIGGWAQKFLEVGASGFIGAYWSIYDKAAYQFAIKFYEGMLAGATVARAAQEARREIKDAGDPTWLAYTVYAYPNAKLVQ, from the coding sequence ATGATACCTAAAAATGAGTTCGTCAATCAAAACTTTGCAAGTATTGATATCAATACAGCTGTGAAGACGGTCATTGAGTTTATAAAGTCCGATCGTCCAGACTACCTGGTGATAGAAGATCCCAAGAAAAAGAAATATTATCTGCAGCAGAGCCAGGAGGCTTTACCTGCACTAAAAGGTATGTTGGGTACAGATGATTTAAGACCTTTTCTGCAGGCAATGGATCTGGAACAAGCACCTGTTATCGGTATAAAAGGTGTTATTAAAGGATTTAAAAAAGAGGCTTTAGTAGTAGAAGAGGGAAAGGTGATTTGTATTGTTAATCCGGTATTGCCTGGCAGCATTCATAGGGGTGGTACACTGGAAGAGTCTATAGTAGAAAAGATGATGCGGGAGATGTCCGGTGGGTCACGCGGTGCGGCAAATATTCCGGATATACCTCCCAGGGTTACTGCACCGGCTCCACCAATCCACGTTGGTTCAGAAAAGGGAATGCCTTCCAGGGGGGTTGAAACCGGCAGTGGTGCGCCTGCAGGTGGTGGCAGTGGAACGCCTCCTGGTGAGCCTCCGGGTGATACACCAGGACCATCTACTTATTATCTGAATGCTTCCTGTAAGGATAAAGCTGCCCTGGAAGAAGAAATATCCCTGTTTGTCAGTATAGACAGAAAAAGTACTACTGCAGCAGCGCCTGCACTGTTGTTGGTAACAGGGGCAGAAGTGGAAATTGTAGTCTCCCCCAAAAGTGGATTCCTGATTAATGGAAGAGACCATGCAGTCATTAAGGTAACCGGGGAGGAGGAAAGCAAAAAATGTTATTTTAAACTGACAGCTACTACTGCGGGAGAAGCACATATTGCAGTGTTTGCTTTTCTGGATGGGATGGAAATTGCCAGGATGGACTTGCTGGTACAGGTATCTGCGGAAAAACTACCAGTGGATAATGATGAGGTAACTACTTCTGCCAGCAAAGGTATTGCATTAGCAAAACCACAAACGGAACCGGACATTACCTTGCTGATTACAGAAGAAACAGCTGTGAATGGGCAAAAACAACTGTATTTCAGAATTAAATCACCCGGACTGTACTTTAACAAGTTTGGTCCGGTAATACTGGAAAAGGACCCCGTTAAGTACTTCCAGGACTTCTTTAAAGATATTGAAGCGCTGGACCTGGCCACTAAAGAACAAAAGGAAATAGCACAACTACAGCTGAAGTCCAAAGGCATGGAGCTATATGCTGCCCTGATCCCGGAAGCATTACGTAAGCATCTGTGGGGACTGAAAGACCGGATTAAAACGGTGATTATTAATTCGGAAGAGCCCTGGATTCCCTGGGAGGTTTGTTATTTTTCTGCAGAAGGAGAAGCGAATGAGGAGGGGGGATTCTTTTGTGAAATATTTGAAACTTCCAGGTGGCTTACAGGCACTAATTCTCCTAAAGAAAGCATCAGCTTCAGCAAGGCGGCGCTGGTGGTGCCGGCGGATTCCAAATTACCTTATGCCAATGATGAAAGAGATGATCTCACCACGATGCTCAAGAGGCAGGGCTGCATGGTGATGAATGTGCGGGCCTCCTTTTTGGAGCTGGTCAACAATTTTAAGAAAGGTACCAACACCCTTTGGCATTTTACCGGTCATGGTGCGGTAATGGAAGGAGGAAACCCGGAAAAAACATGTATGATCCTGGAAGAGGGGCAACGCTTTACCCCGGAAAATATTAACCTGGTAAAAATACTGGGACAGTCTCAGCCCTTTATATTTTACAATGCCTGTCAGATAGGGCAGAGTGCTATGGGGCTTACCGGTATTGGGGGCTGGGCACAAAAATTTCTGGAGGTGGGCGCATCCGGATTTATCGGAGCTTACTGGTCTATCTATGATAAGGCAGCGTATCAGTTTGCCATAAAATTCTATGAAGGAATGCTGGCAGGAGCAACAGTAGCCAGGGCAGCACAGGAGGCAAGACGGGAGATTAAAGATGCTGGTGATCCTACCTGGCTGGCTTATACGGTGTATGCTTATCCCAATGCAAAGCTGGTACAATAA
- a CDS encoding FecR family protein: MNKNEAREFVEKYAENNYSEASHQAFQEWLLEQPMEDIQPLLDEYTALLEKHPVHLPADKQLFQRIVNSLEEKEKMPAPKVVPVYSWKRRLAYAAAAVLLLFAGGTYWYQQQQPPQPANQQVVKAIQPGGARAVLQLADGSTIELDSVANGPLAQQGNTSIIKLNTGQLSYNAGASTKGATPSWNTLHTPRGGQYELVLPDGTKAILNAASSLRFPTAFTGKERNVEMTGEVYFEVAQNTQQPFTIAVNDMDITVLGTQFNVMAYPDEFNTRTTLIEGAVMVSKGAVVKQLLPGQQALLTKGEHVFDIRTVDVEQDVAWKDGRFVFNDNIQGIMRQIARWYDVTVEYAGNISNKAFIGDISRTERVEEVLKMLELTGKIHFKIENRKIVVMP, translated from the coding sequence ATGAATAAAAACGAAGCCAGGGAGTTTGTAGAAAAATACGCGGAGAATAACTATTCGGAGGCCAGTCATCAGGCTTTCCAGGAATGGTTATTGGAGCAGCCCATGGAGGATATACAGCCCCTGCTGGATGAGTATACGGCTTTGCTGGAAAAACATCCGGTGCATTTGCCGGCTGATAAACAGCTGTTTCAGCGTATCGTGAACAGCTTGGAAGAAAAGGAGAAAATGCCTGCCCCTAAAGTAGTACCGGTGTACTCCTGGAAAAGAAGACTGGCTTATGCCGCTGCTGCTGTCTTGTTATTATTTGCCGGAGGTACTTATTGGTATCAGCAGCAACAACCCCCCCAGCCTGCTAATCAGCAGGTGGTGAAAGCGATCCAACCGGGTGGGGCACGTGCAGTATTACAGTTGGCAGATGGTTCTACCATCGAACTGGATAGTGTGGCCAATGGGCCCCTGGCACAACAGGGAAATACCAGTATTATAAAATTAAATACGGGCCAGCTGAGCTACAATGCGGGAGCCAGTACGAAAGGAGCCACGCCCTCCTGGAATACCTTACATACCCCCCGTGGAGGCCAGTATGAACTGGTATTGCCGGATGGTACAAAAGCCATACTGAATGCAGCATCTTCTTTACGCTTTCCTACTGCTTTTACCGGCAAGGAGCGAAATGTGGAAATGACGGGAGAGGTATATTTTGAAGTAGCTCAAAATACCCAACAGCCATTCACTATAGCTGTAAATGATATGGATATCACCGTTTTAGGTACCCAGTTTAATGTAATGGCCTATCCGGACGAATTTAATACACGTACAACACTGATAGAAGGGGCCGTTATGGTGTCCAAAGGGGCTGTAGTAAAACAGCTGCTCCCCGGACAACAGGCACTTTTAACCAAAGGGGAACATGTTTTTGATATAAGAACAGTAGATGTAGAGCAGGACGTAGCCTGGAAAGATGGCCGTTTTGTATTCAATGATAATATACAAGGTATCATGCGCCAGATAGCCCGGTGGTATGATGTAACAGTAGAATATGCAGGGAATATCAGCAACAAGGCATTTATAGGTGATATTTCACGGACAGAAAGGGTAGAAGAAGTATTAAAGATGTTGGAACTAACCGGTAAAATCCATTTTAAAATAGAAAACAGAAAGATTGTCGTAATGCCATAA